The following proteins are co-located in the Dyadobacter chenwenxiniae genome:
- a CDS encoding arylsulfatase has protein sequence MKISTFFVSALLGLSPTFAQKKAVADQRPNIILVMVDDLGYSDIGAYGSEIKTPNIDQLATEGIRFREFYNNSICAPTRASLITGQYPHKAGVGYFNVNLGLPAYQGYLNKESLTFGEVLRGVGYSTLLSGKWHVGNDSLAWPNQRGFDHFYGFINGASNYFDLGKYGKGPKVELIEDNKRINLPADKYLTDEITDHAISFIEEQSKTPKPFFLYLAYNAPHWPLQAHEADIAKYKGKYSIGWDSLRNERIERQKAIGIADPNQALAQRDPDVTPWENVPYDEKLLWERKMEIYAAMVDRVDQNIGKLREKLKALKKEDNTLIIFISDNGAQGGYAGASPRKPQRNTGPAGSAGSYVYQDQPWAYVSNTPHASYKNNMHEGGISAPFIAWFPKQIKAGAIVKGTGHLIDLAPTFYDFAKATYPATGGGVNINPLPGKSLVAVLTGKVQEVDRGGEPIFWERAGNRAVRKGKWKIVSTYPAYKWELYDLETDRGETTDIASSRTDIVNELSADYAKWAERTGVVDYDKIKPATPIGAPAPRPNRRPPTF, from the coding sequence ATGAAGATTTCTACATTCTTTGTAAGTGCCTTGTTGGGCCTGTCGCCGACATTTGCCCAGAAAAAAGCCGTTGCTGATCAGCGCCCGAATATTATTCTGGTCATGGTTGATGACCTGGGATATTCAGATATCGGGGCCTATGGTTCTGAGATCAAAACCCCTAATATTGATCAACTGGCTACGGAAGGGATCCGTTTTCGCGAATTTTATAATAACTCCATCTGCGCCCCAACCCGAGCTTCCCTTATTACAGGTCAATACCCACACAAGGCGGGCGTGGGCTATTTCAATGTAAACCTGGGTTTGCCTGCTTACCAGGGCTATTTGAATAAAGAGTCGCTGACATTTGGCGAAGTGCTGCGCGGAGTTGGTTACAGCACGCTGCTGAGCGGGAAATGGCATGTAGGCAACGACAGTCTGGCCTGGCCGAACCAACGTGGGTTTGACCATTTTTATGGGTTTATCAATGGCGCCAGCAATTATTTTGACCTTGGAAAATATGGAAAAGGGCCAAAAGTGGAGCTGATCGAAGACAACAAACGCATTAACCTACCTGCCGACAAATACCTGACGGACGAAATTACCGATCATGCGATTTCTTTCATTGAAGAGCAAAGCAAAACACCTAAACCTTTCTTCCTTTACCTGGCTTATAACGCGCCGCACTGGCCGTTGCAGGCACATGAAGCCGATATTGCCAAATACAAGGGCAAGTATAGCATTGGCTGGGATTCGCTCCGGAACGAGCGCATTGAACGGCAAAAGGCGATTGGAATAGCTGACCCTAACCAGGCGCTTGCCCAGCGTGACCCGGACGTGACGCCATGGGAAAATGTGCCATATGACGAAAAATTACTTTGGGAACGAAAAATGGAAATTTACGCGGCAATGGTCGATCGCGTTGACCAGAACATTGGCAAGCTGCGGGAGAAACTTAAAGCATTGAAAAAAGAGGATAACACGCTGATCATCTTCATCTCGGACAACGGAGCGCAGGGCGGATACGCTGGTGCATCACCACGCAAGCCGCAGCGCAATACAGGACCCGCCGGTTCAGCCGGGTCATATGTCTACCAGGATCAGCCCTGGGCTTATGTTTCCAATACGCCCCATGCGAGCTACAAAAATAATATGCACGAGGGCGGCATCAGCGCGCCGTTCATCGCCTGGTTTCCCAAGCAGATCAAAGCAGGAGCAATTGTAAAGGGAACCGGCCACCTGATCGACCTTGCGCCCACTTTTTACGATTTCGCAAAAGCCACTTATCCAGCCACCGGCGGAGGAGTCAATATCAACCCCTTACCCGGCAAAAGTCTGGTCGCAGTGTTAACCGGGAAAGTCCAGGAGGTTGACCGTGGCGGAGAACCCATCTTCTGGGAGCGGGCAGGCAACCGCGCCGTGCGAAAAGGCAAATGGAAAATCGTATCGACCTACCCGGCATACAAATGGGAACTGTACGATCTGGAAACTGACCGGGGCGAAACCACCGACATTGCCAGCAGCAGAACAGACATTGTAAACGAACTTTCGGCCGATTATGCAAAATGGGCAGAACGGACCGGTGTGGTAGATTATGACAAGATCAAGCCAGCAACACCCATTGGCGCCCCAGCACCCCGGCCAAACAGACGCCCGCCGACTTTCTGA